Proteins found in one Nitrospinota bacterium genomic segment:
- a CDS encoding histidine triad nucleotide-binding protein, whose translation MENCLFCKIDQGAIPAKKVYDGDDVFAIEDINPQAPVHLLIIPKKHFSTLLEIEAGDHALIGSIFGVANHLARERKLDQSGFRIVANCGAGAGQSVFHIHYHLLGGRAMHWPPG comes from the coding sequence ATGGAAAACTGTCTATTTTGTAAAATCGATCAAGGAGCTATCCCCGCGAAAAAAGTCTACGACGGGGATGACGTGTTTGCGATTGAAGATATCAATCCCCAGGCTCCGGTCCATCTCCTCATCATCCCCAAAAAACATTTTTCCACGTTATTGGAAATTGAAGCGGGCGACCATGCGCTGATCGGCTCCATCTTCGGGGTGGCCAACCATCTGGCGCGGGAAAGAAAACTCGATCAATCCGGGTTCCGCATCGTGGCCAATTGCGGGGCGGGGGCCGGGCAATCGGTATTTCATATTCACTACCACCTTTTAGGTGGCAGAGCCATGCACTGGCCTCCAGGATGA